The Bradyrhizobium sp. B097 genome contains the following window.
TGAAGAAGATCGTGAAGGCCGAGATCCCGGAAGACGATCCGGCGCATCTCGAATTCATCCGGGATATCGCCCGCGTCGAGCTCGACGTGCTGGCGCTGGAAGCGACCGAGCTTCGGGTCGTCGCCCAGATGGCGCGCGGCATCGATCCGGGGCCGGCGGCCTCGCTGTTCAAGATCCGCGGCACCGAGATCTTCCAGGATATCACCGAGCTGACCCATCGGGCGATCGGCAATGACGGGCTTGCGATCCGCGAGCATCCGGTCAGCGCCAATCACTTCATGCCGGGGCCGGACTACGGCCACACGGCGTCGGAGAAATATCTCAACTCGCGCAAGCTCTCGATCTACGGCGGATCGAACGAGATCCAGCGCAACATCATCGCCAAGGCGGTGCTTGGTCTCTAGAGCATGATGCTCAAACAAGGCGTTGGAGCGCATCGCAGCGCGCTTCAGCAGCAGCGGCACGAGAGGATCGGATGGATATCCAGTTCACGGAAGAGCAGGAATTGTTGCGGTCCAGCGTGCAGCGGCTGCTTCGCGACAATTATGGTTTCGACGCGCGCCGCAAGATCGTCGCGAGCGAGGACGGCTTCAGCCGCAAGCATTGGGCCGAGTTCGCCGACCTTGGTCTGGTCGCCGCGCCGTTCTCCGAGGCCGCCGGCGGGCTCGGCGGCGGGCCGCTGTCGACCATGATCATCATGCAGGAGTTCGGCCGCCATCTCGTGGTCGAGCCGTTCGTCGAGACTGTTGTCGTTGCGGGTGGCTTGCTCGAGCAGGCAGGCTCCGGCGCCCAGAAGCAGGCCTACATCGCCGACATCATCGCTGGATCGAAGCTCTGGGCGCTGGCGTGGACCGAGAGGGGCTCGCGCTTCGATCTTGCCACCGTCACCACGACAGCGCGCCGGGACGGCAACGATTATGTCCTCACCGGCGAGAAGACGGCGGTGCTGGCGGCACCCTGGGCAGATTATCTGATCGTCTCCGCCCGCACCTCGGGCCATCGTCACGATCGCGGCGGCGTCAGCCTGTTCGTGGTCGATCGCCGCGCCGCCAATCTCGATCTGCAGAGCTTCAAGACGATCGATGGCCGCCGGGCGGCCGAGATCAGCCTGCGCGGCGTACGCGGCGAACTGCTCGGCCGGGAAGGCGAGGGCGTCGCCGCGCTAGAGGCCTGCCGCAACCGGGCGATCGGCGCACTCTGTGCCGAGGCGGTCGGCGCGATCGGCGAGCTGAACGACGCGACACTCGACTATTCCAAGACCCGCAAGCAGTTCGGCGTCACGATCGGCAGCTTCCAGGT
Protein-coding sequences here:
- a CDS encoding acyl-CoA dehydrogenase family protein; the encoded protein is MDIQFTEEQELLRSSVQRLLRDNYGFDARRKIVASEDGFSRKHWAEFADLGLVAAPFSEAAGGLGGGPLSTMIIMQEFGRHLVVEPFVETVVVAGGLLEQAGSGAQKQAYIADIIAGSKLWALAWTERGSRFDLATVTTTARRDGNDYVLTGEKTAVLAAPWADYLIVSARTSGHRHDRGGVSLFVVDRRAANLDLQSFKTIDGRRAAEISLRGVRGELLGREGEGVAALEACRNRAIGALCAEAVGAIGELNDATLDYSKTRKQFGVTIGSFQVLQHRMVDMFIAHQEALSLMQHLSLSLSDDEAGISRLASGAKSKIGYAGKFVADQAVQLHGGMGMTDELNVGHYFKRISSINIQFGDPAYHVLRFAQLDAVA